The sequence below is a genomic window from Phoenix dactylifera cultivar Barhee BC4 chromosome 8, palm_55x_up_171113_PBpolish2nd_filt_p, whole genome shotgun sequence.
GTTGCCGCGCTCACCGTATCGGCCAGTGAGGTGGCTGACGGTGGCTTAGGGTGAGGGAATTGGGCTGCTTCCATGTCGGGCGACATCTGAAGGCCGGAGAATTTTGACTGGTTGGAGAGCGTCTGCCCGAAGACCTGCGGCAGAGAGAGCGGCTGAGCTGGGCTGCCGAAGCTTGGAGAGCCGTTCTGGAAGGGGACTTGGAATGGGATTGGTGGCCTTTGGAATTGGAGAGGATTAGGAGAGCGGGTGAGATCCAAAGTGACAGTCGGGAATGGAGCAGATGCTGATATGGTTGCCATGCTTGAGGAGCAAGGAAGTATCGTTCTCGCTAGGAAGCTAGAGTTCATCATTCCATCGGTGCTCGACATGGATCCAGAGAGGAGCATCGAAGCCGCCGCTGAAGTGGTCGATGCCATTGCCATGGCAGCTGGTGGGAGTGGATGGTTGTGATTCCCCTCATAGGTTGTAATCAAGATGGAGCGATCCTCCGCGCACCTTTGGACCTATTGAGGTTGCCAAGTTATAGATTAGTTGGATTGTAACATCTGATTAATATATGATAGAATTCTATTGATTCTAGGAGATGGACATTACCTGCTTGCGGACTGGGCAGCCGGTCGCCATGGTGCACCGGTAGTAAGCCCGGGGGCATGGGTTTCCTTTGGCCATCTTCTGTCCGTACTTCCTCCATTGACATCCATCAGTGATCTATAATACAATTAGAGCATTGCCTAATTAGTCCCGATGTTAATTATTCTGGTTATCCACAATTAATTAACTTCATGCTAGGGTTGTGTATCGAAGTTTGTCTTGTGTTATCTTACCATAGGTGCTTCGGATCGTGCTCGGACCGATACACGGGCTTTCCTCATGGTGGCTTCTTGGGTCTGTTCTGCAGTTTTGGAAGGGGATAATTTGGGTGCTTTGTTAGGATTCCAGCCTTCAGATGAAGGGCCAGGGCTGTCCTCCCTGTTAGACCTCTCATGGTCAGGTGGAACTATCTCCTTGTTAGTGTTGTTCTCGTGACGGCGGTAGTCCATTGATCCCGCTTCAACATTGTTTGGAGGCGATGAGGAGAGATGCCGGCTTCCACCTTCAGTGGAGGACTGGGAAGGCTCATCGGCGTTTGCAGCCGGACCGAGGTCAATGAACTGCCTCGGCACGATCTTCCCATCAGTCTTCTCATCCACAGCCTGAATCATAAATCTCGAAGTCATTTTATCTACTGTAATTGCTTTGAACAAGATGAGCTCAGTTAGGATAATTCTAATTGCTAATTACCTCATGACCTCGTGGGCTTCCAATATTCTTTTGGTTGCGCTGTTGGATTAGAGCAACGAGATGCATCTGGAGGGCGTTGTAGTTGGTGGTCACCTGGTTCAGCATCCCTCTCAGCCGCTGGTTCTCTTCATTCATCCTTGCCACCTCGGCTTGCATCGCCGCTAACTGGATCGAACAAGTAGACAATTCAATTCACCACCATGTACAGAAACCAAACAGATtctatcaaatatatatataacagtGGTTTCGTTCATTCGTTCTCTAAATATATGACCAACCTCGCTCTTGTCTTCTTTATCATCCTCAGTAGGCGACAGCCCTTCATCCACCGTTGACTGGTCGCTGCCGGTATTAGCAGTCCGAAGGTTCAAACCAGTCTACAGATATCACAATTCAATTCATTTAGCACATCTAACAGATCAAACCCAATAAAAAGATGAAAGAAAATAAACCATGACGCTGAATTACTAACGTTGATGGCTAGATCTTCCTTCTTGATACTAGAACTGAGCACCTTGATGTCGAGATCGGGCTCCTCCcggctcctcttcttcttctcatcaGAGAAGAAATCCATCTCATCCACCCGCTTCTCGCCGGCCCGCGCCACCGGGAATTCGATGGCGGTCGGGAAGTGGTCGCTCGAGTCCATAGAGAGCCTGCGCTTGAGCCCACCGGCGTGGTTCGGACCAAGAAACGACCTGCTCGCCAGGAAACCGACCGACTCCGAGGAGGTGTCCAAACCCaatcctcctccgccacctttGTCCATCAATCTACGTATGATCCGTAACAATGGTAATTGTGAGGGAAGAATCGGAGggcgagggagagagagagggggggcggGAGGGGTGGTGCGAAGTCTGAAGTCTTTTACCGGTGAGATGGGGATGGCAATAAAAAGGGGTGGAGGGGTGGGGAGGGACGAAGACTTGGGGGGTTGGAATGACGTGAGGTGGTGCGTCAGCGGGGACAGCTGGATGAATTAGGGAGGGGTGGCCACACACGGCATGAAGACGGCTGGCTACTTGTTGAGCTAACACGAGACGagacaagagagagaaagaggtagAAGAATAGAGAGGAATAGAGAAAGGTTGGTTCCGTGGAGTTTCGGGTGGCGGGGAAgaaagggcaaaaaaaaaaaaagccgggggggggggggagtcaAACCGTGATCTGACCGCTTCAAAAAAATCCACCGCCTCCGATTGGGCCGGCGCGTTCCACGTGAGAGAACTCGTCAACAATTTTGACTGGACCCATCTCTCTCAGAGCGGGAGGTGAGCGGACCGGGGGAGGGGGGAGTGAGACGGCGGGGCCCAAAAGGATTGACCGGGGGCCGGGAGCGTCGCGGTGGAGGCCACGTGCGATGGAGCGGTGTGATCGGGAACGGGAGGTGCGGCGGTGCGGGGACTCCGTGGGGCGCCATTTGTTTTATAGCACGTTCGCTTTCTTGACTCTTTCGGGAgggtaaaaagaaaaatttggaggCCAACGGACTCCGGGGTAGAGTGAAAGAGAGCGGATCTGGATCAGTTTATTCCGTTCGGACCTGACAGTTGGAAGCTGGGAGTGCAGGGTGTGGGGGAGGGTGTTCTGGAGTCTGACAATTTTAGCCATGCAATTGCTCGATGATGGTTGAGCCACATTGATCTGTCCCTATTCATGCGGGAATTTACTTGGACCATGCACTCTTTGTGGTCTGCAACTCTTGGAGTAAACCCTCCTTTTCGACCTCCCCGGGATTAGTGCAATTTAAGATCTTGGCTGTGCAAACAAAGCATTTGAAATTCAGGACAGAcaaataattcttttttttaattatttttggttCAAGCCTTAGTATTCTTTTGCGAAGTTGCATATAGAGCACTCTGGCCTAGATATAATGCCCTATAACCTTCCAGTGTTATTTCCAACTTTAGTAGTAGCATCATGATTAGCCTCAAAATTATATGCACCATACTATATAATGATTTGAAGGACAGTCTATTGAAGGCAACCGGCTTATTAATTTGGCAAAGTTTTTGGTAATTGGACCAAGTGTTCTAGGATTGAATCTCATCTTCACCAGGATTTGGGGGACACTTGTATGGGGGCTACTCTCTATTGTGAAATTCATAGGGATACTTGTATGAGGGCTACTCTCTATTGTGAAATTCATGGCCGACAAGCCCTCCgattagattaaaaaaaagaaatatatttgCAAAACTCTCAATATTTAAATGATTAagtcaaaattttaaatgaaCTCTCAATATTTTGCATTAATTCAACAAGCATCCTTTGATTTTTGTAGTATCTGGTTATATTAATCGCACCTAATGGGTGGTTCTCCTAAAGATCTAGGTCAAATCAATATCAGGTATGTTTTTACTACCTTTCCTTCTTGAGGAAAACATGTGAACTCCTTTTTCACCAATGGTTTCTTGACAAATGCTGCATTGGTTCAATTCACCAAGAACTCTTTTGAGAAATAACTTTCTCACTCggtttagagttttccatgagaACATGTTTGATAAGCAAACTGATTTGTTTTTGCTTGAAAAGTAAATAAGACTAGAAACCAGAGAATCACTTTAGAACCACCACTATAACAAAATCTTTATTAGGAGCATTTGTAAGTGCCTTTATAAGCAAGGAAAAATGCCACAAATGCCTTTACTGGCATTTTTGTGGTATTTTGCTATGCGACATTTTAAGATGGTGTCAGCAATTAATTGCCAGTATTTTTTGGAAATGCCGATAAAAATATTCTTTTTTGCAGCATATAAAAGTGCCCTTAAAGAT
It includes:
- the LOC103703339 gene encoding probable WRKY transcription factor 31; this encodes MDKGGGGGLGLDTSSESVGFLASRSFLGPNHAGGLKRRLSMDSSDHFPTAIEFPVARAGEKRVDEMDFFSDEKKKRSREEPDLDIKVLSSSIKKEDLAINTGLNLRTANTGSDQSTVDEGLSPTEDDKEDKSELAAMQAEVARMNEENQRLRGMLNQVTTNYNALQMHLVALIQQRNQKNIGSPRGHEAVDEKTDGKIVPRQFIDLGPAANADEPSQSSTEGGSRHLSSSPPNNVEAGSMDYRRHENNTNKEIVPPDHERSNREDSPGPSSEGWNPNKAPKLSPSKTAEQTQEATMRKARVSVRARSEAPMITDGCQWRKYGQKMAKGNPCPRAYYRCTMATGCPVRKQVQRCAEDRSILITTYEGNHNHPLPPAAMAMASTTSAAASMLLSGSMSSTDGMMNSSFLARTILPCSSSMATISASAPFPTVTLDLTRSPNPLQFQRPPIPFQVPFQNGSPSFGSPAQPLSLPQVFGQTLSNQSKFSGLQMSPDMEAAQFPHPKPPSATSLADTVSAATAAITADPNFTAALAAAITSIIGGGHQANDNNNTSANNTTGNGNAKPANSNFLAT